A window of the Bacteroidota bacterium genome harbors these coding sequences:
- a CDS encoding site-specific integrase, which yields MNFQSFEYYLQDKGLAQRTISEHLKDLVRFEAWTKENGIEEITHLTYNELLGYVQSMKSKALSVQTLNIRINSIRKYFEHLKDEGAMEINPARRLRIKGAIKNVIVNPLSHTELENLYQEYAKPRERYREEKHKAVHQRNVVILGLMIGQAVHSGELDKIEINHVKLNEGMIYIPSTRRSNSRELKLESRQIILLHRYITESKFTSEKLFECHPSNTMQYLSNELKGINPVIKNAGHIRASVILNWIKMYDKRQVQYMAGHKWISSTEHYEVQELTGLTDLLTKHHPFS from the coding sequence ATGAATTTCCAGAGTTTTGAATATTATTTGCAAGACAAAGGGCTTGCCCAGAGAACCATCAGCGAACACCTGAAAGACCTTGTCCGCTTTGAAGCCTGGACAAAAGAAAACGGCATTGAAGAAATAACACATCTTACCTACAATGAACTATTGGGATACGTGCAGAGCATGAAAAGCAAAGCCTTAAGCGTGCAAACTCTGAACATCAGAATAAACAGCATACGAAAATATTTTGAGCACCTGAAAGACGAAGGAGCAATGGAAATTAATCCGGCAAGACGGTTGAGAATCAAAGGAGCAATAAAAAATGTAATAGTAAACCCCTTGAGCCATACAGAACTGGAAAACCTTTACCAGGAATACGCAAAACCAAGAGAGCGTTACAGGGAAGAGAAGCATAAAGCAGTGCACCAAAGAAATGTTGTGATATTGGGATTAATGATAGGGCAAGCAGTGCATAGCGGAGAACTGGATAAGATTGAAATCAATCATGTGAAATTAAACGAAGGAATGATTTACATACCATCAACAAGAAGAAGCAACAGCAGGGAATTAAAATTGGAATCAAGACAAATCATTTTATTGCACAGGTATATTACAGAATCGAAATTCACAAGCGAAAAACTTTTTGAGTGCCACCCTTCCAATACCATGCAATACTTGTCCAATGAATTAAAAGGCATCAATCCAGTAATCAAAAATGCAGGGCACATAAGGGCAAGCGTGATTCTGAACTGGATAAAAATGTACGATAAAAGACAGGTTCAATATATGGCAGGCCACAAATGGATAAGCAGTACAGAACATTATGAAGTACAGGAGCTGACAGGGTTAACGGACTTACTAACAAAACACCATCCCTTTAGTTAA